From the genome of Methanofollis sp. UBA420:
TGGTTGTGATCTCTCCCTGGACAGAGGGATAGAGAAAGTTCCAGAAAAGAAGAAACCTGACAGTCAGGGATGTGATATGAGAAAAAGGGAACTACGCCCCGGCCGGGATTCGAACCCGGGTCGAAAGCTCCGGAGGCTTTCAGGATGTCCACTACCCTACCGGGACAGGCCTGTATATGTTGGTCAGACGGGTATAAAAAAGATTGCGCCGCCATCAGAGATGACGGACATGATAGAGGTTCCAGATCTTGCAGGCGCCCTCGTGGCTGACCATGCAGGGACCGACCGGCGTCCTCGGGGTGCAGACCTTCCCGAAAAGCTTGCAGTCGGTCGGCTGTGCGATCCCCCGCAGGACCCGGTCGCAGATGCAGCCCGAGACCTTCTCGACGTGCTTGATCTCGATATCGAATTTTTTTCTGGCATCGTATTGGGAAAATTTGTCTTTCAGGCAGAGCCCTGACTTCGGGATCACCGGGAAACCCCGCCACTCGACATCGACCGTGTCGAAGACCTCGGAGATGAGCGCCTTCGCCTTCGTGTTCCCCTCCCGGCAGACCGCGCGCGGGTAGGCGTTCTCGACCTCGTGCCTTCCTTCCTTCACCTGTTTCACGAGCATCAGGAGGCCGAGGAGGATGTCCTCGGGCTCGAAACCGGCGACCACCTGCGGTACCGGGAACTGCTCGTATTCTTCGTATCCCGCCACCACGCAGACATGGCCGGGGAGCAGGAAGCCGTCAAGGGAGGCCTCGCCCTGTTCGAGGAGCCACTGCATTGCCGGCGGGACAAGGCGGTGACAGGAGAGGATGGAAAAGTTCTCGGGCGGGTGGGAGAGGATGGTCGCGGCGACCGTCGGGACCGTCGTCTCGAAGCCGACCGATATGAAGACGACCTCCTTATCGGTCTTCTCCGCGATCTCGACGGCCTTGTGGATGCCCTGCACCACGCGCACGTCCCCACCGCAGGACTCAAGAGAGCCCTTCGTGCCCGGGACCCGGAGGAGGTCGCCGTAGGTGGCGACGATACACCCTTTCTCGACAAACTCAAGGGCGGCGTCGATTTCTCCCTGTGGTGTGATACAGACAGGACACCCCGGCCCCATCACGATGTGCAGGTTTTCAGGAAGAACACTGCGCAAACCTGATCTGGCGATGGCAGCCTCGTGCGTGCCGCAGATGTGCATAAACGTATAGTTACGGTCCACGATCTCGTGGAGCGCAGCCTTCAGTTCGTCTCCTGTTGCCATGGAATCCTCATAGTTAATACGTGTACCCCCGCATAAGTGTACTCATTATGGGCGACCCCCTCTACGCTGTTCTTCTCCTCTTTGCGGGGCTCATCGGATCGGTGGTCCTGTACTGGGTCTATCACTGGTTGCTGAAACGCGCGGAAAAGACAGAGTCAAAGATCGACGATATCCTCGTTGCGGCGACGGGAAAACCCCTCATCATTACCATCCTCGTCGTCACGGTGTACCTCGCCATTGTCTCGTCGGGCATCATCCCGCCGAAGTACGAGTACATCCTCGACTCGAAGTACCTCAATGCCTTCTACATCATCATCGGGGCATGGGTGGCTTCGAGTTTCTCGTACAACTTCATCCACCTGTACGGCCGGTGGATGGCGGCCCGGACAGAGAGCGAGGTCGACGACCGGATCATCGACGTCCTTGAGATCGCGGTGAAGTACGTCATCTGGTTTATCGCCTTCCTGCTCATCCTGAGCACCCTTGACATCGACATCACGCCTCTCCTTGCCGGGGCGGGCATCGCTGGTGTCGCCGTGGCCCTCGCGGCGCAGGACCTCCTCTCCAACTTCTTCGGCGGGGCGCTGATCGTGATGGACAAGCCCTTCAAGATGGGTGATCGGATCAAGGATCAAGATCGACGACTACCTCGGGGACGTCATCAGCGTCGGTCCGCGGAGCACCCGCATCCAGACCCTCGACTACCAGCTCCTCACCATCCCGAACTCCAAGATCGCGAACTCTGTGATCATCAACTACGCCCTCCCCGAGGTGCGGCTGAAGATCAAGATCCCGGTCTCGGTCGCCTATGGCTCGGACGTCAAAAGAGTGAAGGAGATCCTGCTTGAGATCGCCAACGAGGCGGTCGATCGGTCGGCGTGCGTCCTCAACTACCCCCCGCCGAGCGTCTATTTCCTGGAGTTCGCCGACTCGAGCCTCAACTTCACCCTCGTCGTCTGGGCGAAGGCCTTCAATATGGCCTGGGATGTGCAGGACTTCATCAACACGAGGATAGATGAGCGGTTCAGGGAGGAAGGGATCGAGATCCCCTTCCCCCAGATGGACGTGCACATCAGGAAGTCATGAGACGGAAAGAAAAAAAATTCCTCTTTCCGCTCTTTTTGCTTCGATGAGATGGTTCTCCAGGAGGTACTGGAGGTACTTCCCGACCTCGTTCCTGTGCATGCCGGTGGCACGCGCAAGGTCGTCGAGGGTGCAGGGCCGCCGCCTGACCAGCGCGAGGATGGTGTCGGCGCTCTCCGGGTGAAAACTGTCGATCTCATGCCGTGATACAAGGCCGCCGACGATATCGACCGGCGCCGCCGTGATCAGGGAAGCGATATGGTCGAGAGTCCGGTGGTCGGCAGGCCGCACCCATGCGGCGGCGCCGGGGCGGTCGAGGGTGTTCAACTGGACGCGATCGGGCCTGATCTCCCGCACGGCGTCGGCGATCTTCCTGACCTCCGCGTCGTCGTCGTTGACGCCCGGGACGATGAAGACTTCGAGCCAGATCTCTCCGGAAAAACTTTTGCGAAACGCGATGAGGCCGTCGATCAGGGTTTCTGGTGAAAGACTCCGGTGCGGCCGGCAGATCTTCCTGAAGATCGGGTCGGAAACGGCGTTCAGCGTCGGGACGACGAGGTCGGCGTCGAGGAGGGCGCGCCGCACCGCCGGGTCGGGGAGGAAACTGCCGTTCGTGAGGACGGCGACGCGATATGCGGGAAACTCGGACTTGACCACCTGTATGATCTCGCCGATACCTGTGTGGAGGGTCGGTTCCCCCGACCCGGCAAGGGTGACGTAGTCGAGACGGGGCGAGGTCGAGAGATAGGACCTGAGTTCTGCGATCACGTCCCCGGTCGGGACGTACTCCTTTCTTTCGGTGGTGAGCGCCGTCGTCGGCCCGCACTCGCAGTAGACGCAGTTGTAAGAACAGGTCTTCAGGGGCACCAGGTCGATGCCGAGGGATATCCCGAGTCGCCGTGACGGGACCGGGCCGAAGAGATGACGATAGGGCATTGCAGAATCACCGGGGGAGTATGGGCGCGGACGGGCAAGAAACCACCTGTTGCCGCAGGGTGCGGGAAGCGTTTTATGAACCTCAGGACTAATGCTCTCTCATGTATGGCGTCTCCACCTACGCGCTCCACTCCCTTCCTCTCCCCGCAGCCCTTGAGCAGATCGC
Proteins encoded in this window:
- the hypD gene encoding hydrogenase formation protein HypD, which encodes MATGDELKAALHEIVDRNYTFMHICGTHEAAIARSGLRSVLPENLHIVMGPGCPVCITPQGEIDAALEFVEKGCIVATYGDLLRVPGTKGSLESCGGDVRVVQGIHKAVEIAEKTDKEVVFISVGFETTVPTVAATILSHPPENFSILSCHRLVPPAMQWLLEQGEASLDGFLLPGHVCVVAGYEEYEQFPVPQVVAGFEPEDILLGLLMLVKQVKEGRHEVENAYPRAVCREGNTKAKALISEVFDTVDVEWRGFPVIPKSGLCLKDKFSQYDARKKFDIEIKHVEKVSGCICDRVLRGIAQPTDCKLFGKVCTPRTPVGPCMVSHEGACKIWNLYHVRHL
- a CDS encoding radical SAM protein, giving the protein MPYRHLFGPVPSRRLGISLGIDLVPLKTCSYNCVYCECGPTTALTTERKEYVPTGDVIAELRSYLSTSPRLDYVTLAGSGEPTLHTGIGEIIQVVKSEFPAYRVAVLTNGSFLPDPAVRRALLDADLVVPTLNAVSDPIFRKICRPHRSLSPETLIDGLIAFRKSFSGEIWLEVFIVPGVNDDDAEVRKIADAVREIRPDRVQLNTLDRPGAAAWVRPADHRTLDHIASLITAAPVDIVGGLVSRHEIDSFHPESADTILALVRRRPCTLDDLARATGMHRNEVGKYLQYLLENHLIEAKRAERGIFFLSVS